The following proteins are co-located in the Candidatus Nitrosotenuis cloacae genome:
- a CDS encoding class I SAM-dependent methyltransferase: MASIITRCIVCGNTELSKYADDSGLDLPVYQCKQCNLYCTGGSESAIKEKTSTLYHGKYWDERKSEFSLKSDYIDPDSQSKKRNWVSQYAYCEPDLKNKKNLLEIGAGAGQASFWFEQKGFSVTAIEPDERNVRLINEKLSNGHCIQGFIEDIEIDGEFDVMWMSHVLEHLVRPDLFLRKIRKNLREDGVFFIEVPNCENPTMLKASINEPHTFHFSKNNLQNLVENEGYKIKHCDFFRPSTKIEGGINKIMRNVGIKTSHFAYYPRIKTSGRMGRDLRMIIHKQ; encoded by the coding sequence ATGGCTTCAATCATTACGAGGTGTATAGTATGTGGTAATACCGAGCTGTCAAAGTATGCAGATGATTCCGGATTAGATTTACCGGTTTATCAGTGCAAGCAATGCAATCTATATTGTACAGGAGGCTCCGAATCCGCAATAAAGGAAAAAACATCCACGCTGTATCACGGTAAGTACTGGGATGAGCGAAAGTCAGAGTTTTCACTAAAATCAGATTACATAGATCCTGATTCTCAGAGTAAGAAAAGAAACTGGGTCTCGCAGTATGCCTACTGTGAACCGGATTTAAAAAATAAAAAGAACCTTTTGGAGATAGGTGCCGGTGCAGGTCAAGCTTCTTTTTGGTTTGAACAAAAAGGCTTTTCCGTTACCGCCATAGAACCAGATGAGAGAAATGTGAGATTGATTAATGAGAAGCTGTCAAATGGGCACTGTATTCAGGGATTCATAGAGGATATAGAAATTGATGGGGAGTTTGATGTCATGTGGATGTCGCATGTGTTAGAACATCTAGTGAGGCCAGATCTTTTTTTGAGGAAGATAAGGAAAAACCTGCGAGAAGACGGCGTATTCTTTATAGAGGTTCCAAATTGCGAAAACCCGACAATGCTAAAGGCATCCATTAACGAACCACATACTTTTCATTTTTCAAAAAACAACTTACAGAATCTTGTGGAAAACGAAGGCTATAAGATAAAACATTGCGACTTTTTTCGACCTTCCACCAAAATAGAAGGAGGGATCAACAAAATTATGAGGAATGTAGGAATCAAAACGAGTCATTTTGCATACTATCCACGCATCAAGACAAGCGGCAGAATGGGTCGAGATTTACGAATGATAATCCACAAACAATAG
- a CDS encoding O-methyltransferase: METTDIRSFIKSLGVAVPDDEEFLKLSKLTPMYPENKELYIINYERGMLLYSIVAKYKPLNILEIGTAKGYSALCMAWAMDDYDIPGTIHTIDPTLDTKFEIVIDGKVNILSAPQLWDKIASDRWLSKIKPFSGYSGEVVDKFKFPKIDFAYIDGHHVFEAVEHDFYAFLDIASDNFRVLFDDYALSDGVTKLIDDNVSKNFDGVLIKTNLKQQYEQLGLENSSKHNLFHAMCWFEQASLKKPLHQVYPKDKIDHVLKKYRRFEKRWMLRQKINQKFPALRNIRFSKYFHK; this comes from the coding sequence ATGGAAACAACTGACATAAGATCTTTCATAAAGTCTTTGGGAGTTGCGGTGCCTGATGATGAAGAGTTCTTGAAACTGAGTAAACTGACTCCAATGTATCCTGAAAACAAAGAACTATACATAATTAATTATGAGCGTGGCATGTTACTTTATTCCATTGTTGCAAAATACAAACCATTGAACATTCTGGAAATTGGCACAGCGAAAGGATACTCAGCTTTGTGTATGGCGTGGGCTATGGATGACTATGACATTCCCGGAACGATCCATACGATAGATCCTACACTTGACACAAAATTTGAAATCGTAATAGATGGTAAAGTCAATATCTTATCTGCACCTCAGCTTTGGGACAAGATCGCATCTGACAGATGGCTATCAAAAATCAAACCATTTTCTGGCTATTCTGGTGAAGTTGTAGACAAATTCAAATTTCCCAAAATAGACTTTGCTTACATAGATGGACATCATGTATTTGAGGCAGTTGAACACGATTTTTACGCCTTTCTGGATATCGCCTCTGACAACTTTCGAGTTTTATTTGATGACTATGCACTGTCCGACGGAGTTACAAAGCTAATTGATGACAACGTATCTAAGAACTTCGATGGCGTGCTGATTAAGACAAACTTAAAACAGCAATATGAACAACTCGGGCTTGAAAACAGCTCCAAGCATAATCTATTTCACGCAATGTGTTGGTTTGAACAGGCCTCTCTGAAAAAACCATTACACCAAGTATATCCGAAGGACAAAATTGATCATGTTCTAAAAAAATACCGTCGTTTTGAAAAAAGATGGATGCTGCGTCAAAAAATCAATCAAAAATTCCCCGCGTTGAGGAACATAAGATTCTCTAAATATTTTCATAAATGA
- a CDS encoding asparagine synthase-related protein gives MTLNPDTVKNILTLRYDSSQKPILPKMEWKNLVENNIEPSTDIIEKSIQDTIRNQLGTNGTKNVSIALSGGVDSTLVLASLRKTLPNIRIDAVSIKFANSVDETKSAAKIAEHFGANHHIIELDNYLSELPKAISIIKLPFWDIHWYYVVKKAYTLSKYLASGDGGDEVFGGYTFRYKKFLSLTTDNSTVLEKVKAYLECHGRDRVPDQEMLFGHKTGFTWESIYDILIPYFDNNLPRLTQVLLADYNGKLLYNFSPVNTALHRHFDMESITPLLSTHLISYVMPLPNKFKYDSQTNVGKLLLRVLLQKYHANSLISEEKLGFNVNTINLWHSHGKRLCEQYLLNSRIVADGWISQDWIDKYLNKTDLDVRYVNKFLGLLAFEVWYRLYITNEIKETTTLD, from the coding sequence TTGACTCTAAATCCTGATACAGTAAAAAATATTCTCACGCTAAGGTATGACTCTTCTCAAAAGCCAATTCTACCAAAGATGGAGTGGAAAAATCTTGTTGAAAATAACATTGAGCCATCTACTGATATAATTGAAAAATCGATTCAGGATACAATAAGGAACCAATTGGGAACTAATGGTACAAAAAACGTATCTATTGCGTTAAGCGGTGGCGTCGATTCTACACTAGTACTAGCATCTCTGCGCAAGACATTACCGAACATTCGAATTGATGCAGTATCTATAAAATTTGCAAATAGTGTAGACGAGACAAAATCTGCCGCAAAAATTGCAGAACATTTCGGCGCAAACCACCATATCATAGAACTGGATAACTATCTGAGTGAATTACCAAAAGCGATCAGCATAATCAAATTGCCGTTCTGGGATATACACTGGTATTATGTCGTAAAAAAAGCATACACACTATCAAAATATCTGGCATCTGGAGACGGGGGGGATGAGGTGTTTGGAGGATATACATTCAGATACAAAAAATTTCTCTCATTGACAACAGATAACTCAACTGTGCTAGAAAAGGTAAAAGCATATCTGGAATGTCATGGGCGAGATCGAGTTCCAGACCAAGAAATGCTGTTCGGACACAAAACTGGTTTTACATGGGAATCGATATATGATATCCTGATTCCATATTTTGACAACAACCTGCCTCGGTTAACCCAAGTTCTCTTGGCAGACTATAATGGTAAACTGCTATATAATTTCAGTCCAGTAAATACGGCACTTCATCGTCATTTTGATATGGAATCGATCACGCCGCTGCTCTCTACACATCTAATCTCGTACGTCATGCCATTACCAAACAAATTCAAGTACGATTCACAAACCAATGTTGGAAAACTGTTACTTCGTGTACTGCTGCAGAAATATCATGCAAACTCGTTGATATCTGAAGAAAAACTCGGATTCAACGTCAATACAATTAACCTGTGGCATTCCCACGGTAAACGATTGTGCGAGCAATACCTGCTAAACTCGCGTATTGTTGCAGACGGCTGGATAAGTCAAGACTGGATTGATAAGTATCTGAACAAAACTGATCTGGATGTTAGATATGTCAACAAGTTTCTTGGCCTGCTTGCTTTTGAGGTGTGGTATCGACTTTACATTACTAACGAAATTAAAGAGACTACAACATTAGATTAG
- a CDS encoding nucleotide sugar dehydrogenase codes for MSNTGEKTNQIMLQDSAKIQNLLKSGNVRVCVIGIGRIGLPTALFVANSKLPTIGVDINADLVNKINSKIFPLKDEPGYENIFNDVIDKKLFHATTKIEEAVPASDLILLSLPTPMDSDNIPSYDALKIVGKQLGKLITPHSLVVVESTIEPGFIENELIHIIESEGRLIAGRDFGIGVCPENANPGEILRDFTTLPRLVAGIDDKTANIILEIYHYIFPVELMHMPNCKTANAVKLTTNVFRDINIAFVNELAMLFERLDIDILKVLEAADKKYNFQVHYPGPGVGGPCLPVNSYQLLNSARKFDPNLLRIVKAGREINESMPIHVVNLLTHALAEANKTIEKSNILILGISYKPDVKDIQISPAESIVNRLRSAGATVKIYDPYFRSSNVYGIDVESELNGLVEQVDAVILVTAHKEFFDIEPTYLATKKKNLVVIDTRGIMDKHAARKAGLIFRGLGRGKSN; via the coding sequence TTGTCAAACACCGGTGAAAAAACAAACCAGATAATGCTTCAGGATTCCGCGAAAATACAGAATCTTCTAAAATCCGGTAATGTGCGAGTTTGTGTAATTGGAATTGGCAGGATAGGACTTCCAACCGCACTTTTCGTTGCAAATTCCAAGCTACCAACTATTGGAGTTGACATAAATGCTGATCTTGTAAATAAGATTAATTCAAAAATCTTCCCACTTAAGGATGAACCAGGATATGAAAACATCTTCAACGATGTGATTGACAAAAAACTATTCCACGCAACAACAAAGATCGAGGAGGCAGTTCCAGCATCTGACCTGATCCTGTTATCACTTCCCACACCAATGGATAGTGACAACATTCCTAGCTATGACGCACTAAAAATAGTCGGCAAGCAACTTGGGAAATTAATCACGCCTCATTCCCTTGTGGTGGTAGAAAGCACGATCGAACCTGGGTTCATTGAAAATGAGCTGATCCATATAATAGAATCGGAGGGGCGTCTCATAGCAGGAAGAGATTTTGGTATCGGTGTTTGCCCAGAAAACGCAAACCCCGGGGAGATACTGCGAGATTTTACCACACTTCCAAGACTGGTAGCTGGAATAGATGATAAAACAGCGAACATCATACTGGAGATATATCACTACATATTCCCAGTAGAACTTATGCATATGCCAAACTGCAAAACTGCAAATGCAGTTAAGCTTACAACAAACGTTTTCCGTGACATCAACATTGCGTTTGTTAACGAACTAGCAATGTTGTTTGAGAGACTGGATATTGACATCCTAAAGGTGTTAGAGGCGGCAGATAAAAAATACAACTTTCAAGTTCATTATCCTGGGCCTGGCGTTGGCGGCCCTTGTCTGCCTGTAAATTCATATCAGCTGCTCAATTCTGCACGAAAGTTTGACCCTAATCTGCTTCGAATAGTGAAAGCTGGAAGGGAAATAAACGAGAGTATGCCGATACACGTAGTCAACCTTCTCACACATGCACTTGCAGAAGCAAACAAGACAATTGAAAAAAGTAATATCTTGATTCTTGGTATATCATACAAGCCAGACGTCAAGGACATACAGATCTCTCCTGCAGAAAGCATTGTAAATAGACTCAGATCTGCTGGCGCCACGGTGAAGATCTATGATCCCTATTTCAGGTCCTCTAATGTGTATGGAATAGATGTTGAAAGTGAACTAAATGGCTTGGTGGAGCAAGTTGATGCGGTAATACTGGTAACTGCGCACAAGGAATTCTTTGACATTGAGCCCACATACCTTGCAACAAAAAAGAAGAATCTAGTGGTAATTGATACGCGGGGAATAATGGATAAACACGCAGCAAGAAAAGCAGGTCTGATATTTCGTGGTCTAGGACGCGGAAAATCTAATTGA